One window from the genome of Lutra lutra chromosome X, mLutLut1.2, whole genome shotgun sequence encodes:
- the GSPT2 gene encoding eukaryotic peptide chain release factor GTP-binding subunit ERF3B, translating into MDPGSSSSDSAPDCWDQVDMEAPGSAPSGDQASSALAEAQQEHLSSAFSRQLNVNAKPFVPNVHAAEFVPSFLRGPAQLQTPPADITNIDETCTGAGDLQGKKLGRGAPVEHSKEEQLVLHEGSNSAVTMELSEPVVENGEVEMILEESWEHNKEVSEAEPGGSSLGDSGPPEESGQEIMEKEEMRKSKSVFVPSGAPKKEHVNVVFIGHVDAGKSTIGGQIMFLTGMVDKRTLEKYEREAKEKNRETWYLSWALDTNQEERDKGKTVEVGRAYFETEKKHFTILDAPGHKSFVPNMIGGASQADLAVLVISARKGEFETGFEKGGQTREHAMLAKTAGVKHLVVLINKMDDPTVNWSSERYEECKEKLVPFLKKVGFSPKKDIHFMPCSGLTGANIKEQSDFCPWYTGLPFIPYLDNMPNFNRSIDGPVRLPIVDKYKDMGTVVLGKLESGSIFKGQQLVMMPNKHNVEVLGILSDDAETDYVAPGENLKIRLKGIEEEEILPGFILCDPNNLCHSGRTFDVQIVIIEHKSIICPGYNAVLHIHTCIEEVEITALISLVDKKSGEKSKTRPRFVKQDQVCIARLRTAGTICLETFKDFPQMGRFTLRDEGKTIAIGKVLKLVPEKD; encoded by the coding sequence ATGGATccgggcagcagcagcagcgactCCGCGCCCGACTGCTGGGACCAGGTGGACATGGAAGCCCCGGGTTCGGCCCCGAGCGGAGACCAAGCCTCCTCGGCGCTTGCCGAGGCCCAGCAGGAGCATCTCAGCTCGGCCTTCAGCCGTCAGCTCAACGTCAATGCCAAACCCTTCGTGCCTAACGTACACGCCGCGGAGTTCGTGCCGTCCTTTCTGCGGGGCCCGGCCCAGCTGCAAACCCCCCCGGCCGACATCACCAACATCGATGAAACCTGCACCGGCGCGGGCGACCTTCAAGGTAAAAAGCTGGGACGGGGGGCACCTGTGGAACATTCCAAAGAGGAACAGTTAGTGTTGCATGAAGGTTCCAATTCAGCCGTTACCATGGAACTTTCAGAACCTGTTGTAGAAAATGGAGAGGTGGAGATGATCCTAGAAGAGTCATGGGAGCACAATAAAGAAGTAAGTGAAGCTGAGCCAGGGGGTAGTTCCTTGGGAGATTCAGGGCCCCCAGAAGAAAGTGGCCAGGAAAtaatggagaaagaggaaatgagaaaatctaAATCTGTGTTCGTGCCCTCAGGTGCTCCTAAAAAAGAGCACGTAAATGTGGTGTTCATTGGGCATGTAGATGCTGGCAAGTCAACCATTGGAGGACAAATAATGTTTTTGACAGGAATGGTTGACAAAAGGACACTTGAGAAATATGAGAgagaagctaaagaaaaaaacagagaaacttgGTATTTGTCCTGGGCCTTAGATACAAATCAGGAAGAACGAGACAAGGGTAAAACAGTAGAAGTGGGTCGTGCCTATTtcgaaacagaaaagaaacatttcaccATTTTAGATGCTCCTGGCCACAAGAGTTTTGTCCCAAATATGATTGGTGGTGCTTCTCAAGCTGATCTGGCTGTACTAGTAATCTCTGCCAGGAAAGGAGAATTTGAAACTGGATTTGAGAAAGGTGGACAGACAAGAGAACATGCGATGTTGGCAAAAACAGCAGGGGTAAAACATTTAGTAGTGCTTATTAATAAGATGGATGATCCCACAGTTAATTGGAGCAGCGAGAGATAtgaagaatgtaaagaaaaactgGTGCCCTTTTTGAAAAAAGTTGGCTTTAGTCCCAAAAAGGACATTCACTTTATGCCCTGCTCTGGGCTGACAGGGGCAAATATTAAAGAGCAATCAGATTTTTGCCCTTGGTACACTGGATTACCATTTATTCCGTATTTGGATAATATGCCAAACTTCAACAGATCAATTGATGGACCAGTTAGACTGCCAATTGTGGATAAGTACAAGGATATGGGCACCGTGGTCCTGGGAAAGCTGGAATCAGGATCCATTTTTAAGGGCCAGCAGCTTGTGATGATGCCAAACAAGCACAATGTGGAAGTTCTTGGAATTCTTTCTGATGATGCTGAAACTGATTATGTAGCCCCAGgtgaaaatcttaaaatcagacTGAAGGGAATTGAAGAAGAAGAGATTCTTCCAGGATTCATACTTTGTGACCCTAATAATCTGTGCCATTCTGGACGTACCTTTGACGTTCAGATAGTGATTATTGAGCACAAGTCCATCATCTGCCCAGGCTATAATGCGGTGCTGCACATTCATACTTGTATTGAGGAAGTTGAGATAACAGCCTTAATCTCCTTGGTAGACAAAAAGTCAGGAGAGAAAAGTAAGACACGGCCCCGCTTCGTGAAACAAGATCAAGTGTGTATTGCCCGTTTAAGGACAGCAGGGACTATCTGCCTTGAAACATTCAAAGATTTTCCTCAGATGGGTCGTTTTACTTTAAGAGATGAGGGTAAGACCATTGCGATTGGAAAAGTTCTGAAACTGGTCCCAGAGAAGGACTAA